One segment of Dysgonomonadaceae bacterium PH5-43 DNA contains the following:
- a CDS encoding site-specific DNA-methyltransferase (adenine-specific) (product_source=KO:K00571; cath_funfam=3.40.50.150; cog=COG0863; ko=KO:K00571; pfam=PF01555; superfamily=53335), producing the protein MTAKQRSTKNKTLTLSEEEKLQLSGKLLQPESDLTVEELTNKTIYSDMFAAIKLLPEAFADLIIIDPPYNLTKDFAGMKFKRMSDDEYLDYLESWFPDVLKCLKLNGSLYLCGDWKCTSALYQIMSKYMTVVNRITWQREKGKGAKANWKNAMEDIWFGVNKPNDYYFDIDAVKIRRKVIAPYKQDGKPKDWEETSEGNFRMTHPSNFWDDITVPYWSMPENTDHPTQKPEKLIAKLILASCPEGGLVFDPFVGSGTTSVVAKKLNRNYCGIEHNLEYAYYTEKRLLMAKKDKTIQGYADGVFWERNTALTQKQRQKKKQITNT; encoded by the coding sequence ATGACAGCAAAACAACGTTCCACTAAAAACAAAACGCTAACCTTAAGCGAAGAAGAAAAACTTCAACTTTCGGGGAAACTATTACAACCCGAAAGCGATTTAACAGTTGAAGAGCTAACAAACAAAACCATTTACAGTGATATGTTTGCTGCTATAAAACTTCTTCCCGAAGCTTTTGCCGATCTTATAATAATAGATCCTCCGTATAATCTTACTAAAGACTTTGCTGGAATGAAATTCAAAAGAATGTCGGACGATGAATACTTGGATTATTTAGAATCTTGGTTCCCCGATGTTCTTAAATGCTTAAAACTTAATGGTTCTCTTTATTTGTGCGGCGACTGGAAATGCACATCAGCTCTTTATCAGATTATGAGTAAATATATGACTGTTGTAAATCGTATAACCTGGCAAAGAGAAAAAGGAAAGGGAGCAAAAGCTAATTGGAAAAATGCAATGGAAGATATCTGGTTTGGTGTAAATAAACCTAATGATTATTACTTTGATATAGATGCGGTAAAGATTAGACGGAAAGTTATAGCTCCTTATAAACAAGATGGTAAACCTAAAGATTGGGAAGAAACAAGCGAAGGCAATTTTCGTATGACTCACCCTTCTAACTTCTGGGACGATATAACCGTTCCTTATTGGTCGATGCCTGAAAATACAGATCACCCGACACAAAAACCAGAGAAGCTTATTGCTAAGTTAATTCTTGCAAGTTGTCCTGAAGGCGGATTAGTCTTCGACCCATTTGTAGGTTCTGGAACTACCTCTGTTGTTGCTAAAAAACTTAATAGAAACTACTGTGGAATAGAGCATAACTTAGAATATGCATATTATACAGAGAAGCGATTATTAATGGCAAAGAAAGATAAAACTATTCAAGGATATGCCGATGGTGTGTTTTGGGAAAGAAATACTGCTTTGACTCAGAAGCAACGCCAGAAAAAAAAACAGATAACAAACACCTAA
- a CDS encoding membrane protein DedA with SNARE-associated domain (product_source=COG0586; cath_funfam=1.10.150.20; cleavage_site_network=SignalP-noTM; cog=COG0586; pfam=PF09335; superfamily=161098; transmembrane_helix_parts=Inside_1_4,TMhelix_5_22,Outside_23_93,TMhelix_94_116,Inside_117_183,TMhelix_184_206,Outside_207_220,TMhelix_221_238,Inside_239_245) — protein MYKKIFICLFLFALTPLFVNAQEQEVTKTEEVVVVEEKNESIIQKVEHWFENNMNYTTITLLMTVESSFIPFPSEIVIPPAAYIASKPDSKLNIFLVVLFGTLGALIGALINYYLAMWLGRPIIYKFADSKIGRALLLNSEKIKKSEDYFNKHGKVSTFVGRLIPGIRQFISIPAGLARMNIFSFMLYTTIGAGIWNVVLALVGYLAQGQQDVIEEYSHELSYIILALVVVFAIYFVYKHFIKKK, from the coding sequence ATGTACAAGAAAATATTTATTTGCTTATTTTTATTCGCTCTTACTCCATTGTTCGTAAATGCACAAGAACAAGAGGTAACTAAGACCGAAGAAGTTGTAGTTGTTGAAGAAAAAAACGAGTCTATCATACAAAAAGTAGAACATTGGTTCGAAAATAATATGAACTATACTACTATAACTCTTTTAATGACTGTTGAAAGTTCATTTATCCCCTTCCCCTCGGAAATTGTAATTCCTCCAGCAGCTTATATTGCAAGTAAACCCGACTCTAAGCTTAATATATTTTTAGTTGTTTTGTTCGGTACTTTGGGTGCTTTAATAGGAGCTCTTATTAATTACTACCTTGCTATGTGGCTTGGCAGACCTATTATTTATAAGTTTGCTGATAGCAAAATAGGCCGTGCGCTTCTTTTGAATAGCGAAAAGATAAAGAAATCGGAAGATTATTTTAATAAACACGGAAAGGTTTCTACCTTCGTAGGACGTCTAATTCCTGGTATTCGTCAGTTTATATCTATTCCTGCAGGACTTGCTCGAATGAATATTTTTAGTTTTATGCTTTATACAACTATAGGAGCTGGTATCTGGAATGTGGTTTTAGCATTAGTTGGTTATTTAGCTCAAGGGCAACAAGATGTAATAGAAGAATACAGTCACGAATTATCTTATATTATCTTAGCTCTTGTAGTTGTGTTTGCCATTTATTTCGTGTATAAACATTTTATAAAGAAGAAATAA
- a CDS encoding hypothetical protein (product_source=Hypo-rule applied; cath_funfam=2.60.40.1120; cleavage_site_network=SignalP-noTM; superfamily=49452,81296) yields MKTFSTIRKMLMLTTMLFAFTSVFAQGTLNYTVSGLQANDKSVVSLGSNAYLDTKTISADGSYTFTDIPAGEYFIKIEANGYNLPDAQTVIVHENGSIDPAVGIKMVITKMEADSDTWTHSWSEDVSNSGYTKTAYVNNPPEIEFLGKKIVPSDVAFAGELKNKYNIILSDEEEMWTQEYAYRLIESLKTLPCFSAYNMSEGKIKPAKFVLTEDHIYEDITIDKQEDAQIVRISKACFVYANPFLVNLDGVRGRFFSKRLHHALVNFATDFGNDSKRVNSILKERFGCTTNVPNYSVLTAGTTNEDAGHFQKFNPDELVSIINMFEELPEGFHKTPHLNYLVRRLNGTEHPHYPDAAAVAWYLDNGYIEFMENAFRGDANNFETLRLILHEKTHFLWAFSFSEEIRNDWTALGGWYEDPNSESGWSTTKDTEFVSAYAHSKNPNEDMAESVAHYLKNPELLQSRSLPKYEFIRDRIMHGTRYISKIPEHLTFEVLNLFPDYDYPGKIKRLDIKVEGAPNDDKLLTVEIELNHIEGFEDGAIGGGTRLTSPYFIDEDGVMRSQFVDMGFELVDDNPHLLRGSVPISKYSKTGYWQAGDIIIRDVHGNQRFEGRNDCVWNMYVNNTLEDLEAPKYEPGSLNYELMDTVVEGHNAKNLRISYKVTDNVDIQTTFVRILRSDGIYSYGEQYGVYDPITQIATVDFLVTEFLESDDYWVVWLSASDFARNTKDVTFSDSPLDQPIQKIYIESTNPDTEAPEVDINRITVYAEPTNQENPDGETLVTINYYVRDNKSGVRTIRYSLRDPQGVDHKASHYHQHHYDGEYFKGDPTVWEKYTISCVLPKGSAPGIWGLSELELTDRAWNIRTYNFVETLIFEPDNSTADYVLFAELGDDSNYINLNVTSETDNVSGFNYRIINEDTGVEITGEIELAKPQMLRSSNDILLDISSLGTGNIVVIVHVKDKDGEVLAVRSSKINKAATPATLTWKGTKSADWNDAANWMEGGKPNNLSSIIIPANTSNVVTIPSGITIAGLTMKEGAKAILDGSINISENIKVEVSPVADRWYPVGFPFEISGAYYYGFDEGEELLNPYKVEEGGDYWLKEYLSSDDKFEYTQNYSAGNGYIVQYPEYFSTATLPVIYTSASDITLKVSSEAKIVPSTENTYELKANPTLNTITVKSENGTYYYKYEATNNIFRRVENDATAEIDPFESVVVVKNASLLKSIISDGDLTNLEDVNVSNDEVVRTQYFNLQGVEIKRPSNSSSGVFIIKQTMNSGIINTIKIIK; encoded by the coding sequence ATGAAAACATTTTCTACAATTAGAAAAATGCTTATGCTGACAACGATGTTGTTTGCCTTTACGAGTGTGTTTGCTCAAGGAACCCTCAATTATACGGTTTCTGGGTTGCAGGCTAATGATAAGTCTGTGGTGTCTTTAGGCTCTAATGCTTATTTGGATACAAAAACAATTTCTGCTGATGGAAGCTATACTTTTACAGATATTCCAGCGGGAGAGTATTTTATTAAAATTGAAGCCAACGGCTATAACTTGCCAGATGCTCAAACTGTTATTGTTCATGAGAATGGGAGCATAGACCCAGCAGTTGGCATTAAAATGGTTATTACAAAAATGGAAGCAGACTCGGATACATGGACACATTCTTGGAGTGAAGATGTGAGTAATTCAGGATATACGAAAACTGCATACGTAAACAATCCTCCAGAGATTGAGTTTCTGGGTAAAAAAATAGTTCCATCAGATGTAGCTTTTGCGGGAGAGTTAAAGAATAAATACAATATTATTTTGTCTGACGAAGAAGAAATGTGGACACAGGAATATGCTTATCGTCTAATAGAATCATTAAAAACACTACCTTGTTTTTCTGCATATAATATGTCTGAAGGTAAAATTAAACCTGCAAAATTTGTATTGACAGAAGATCATATATATGAAGATATTACTATAGACAAACAAGAAGATGCTCAAATTGTGAGGATATCAAAAGCTTGTTTCGTTTATGCTAATCCTTTTTTGGTAAATTTAGATGGAGTTAGAGGACGTTTCTTTTCTAAACGCTTGCATCATGCATTAGTAAATTTCGCTACTGATTTTGGAAATGATTCAAAGCGAGTAAATTCTATTTTAAAAGAAAGGTTTGGTTGTACTACTAATGTGCCAAATTATTCCGTTTTAACCGCAGGCACTACAAATGAAGATGCAGGACACTTTCAGAAATTCAACCCTGATGAGTTAGTGAGTATTATAAATATGTTTGAAGAATTGCCAGAGGGTTTTCATAAAACACCTCATCTTAATTATTTAGTTCGTCGTCTTAATGGAACAGAACATCCACATTATCCCGATGCTGCGGCTGTTGCGTGGTATTTAGATAATGGGTATATCGAATTTATGGAAAATGCGTTTAGAGGAGATGCCAACAATTTCGAAACCTTGCGATTGATTTTGCATGAAAAAACACATTTCCTATGGGCTTTCTCTTTCTCTGAAGAGATTAGAAACGATTGGACAGCATTGGGAGGCTGGTATGAAGATCCTAATTCTGAGTCAGGGTGGTCGACAACTAAAGATACAGAGTTTGTGTCGGCTTATGCTCATTCAAAAAATCCGAATGAAGATATGGCTGAGTCGGTAGCGCATTACCTAAAGAACCCCGAATTATTGCAATCGCGTTCGCTTCCAAAGTATGAATTTATTCGCGACCGCATTATGCACGGAACACGTTATATTTCTAAAATACCAGAACATCTTACTTTTGAAGTATTAAATCTTTTTCCTGATTATGATTATCCAGGGAAGATTAAACGTTTAGATATTAAAGTAGAAGGGGCGCCCAATGATGATAAGTTGCTAACTGTAGAAATTGAATTAAATCATATAGAAGGCTTTGAAGATGGGGCCATTGGTGGTGGAACTCGCCTTACGAGTCCTTATTTTATTGATGAAGATGGCGTGATGCGCTCCCAATTTGTAGATATGGGGTTTGAATTGGTAGATGACAATCCTCATTTATTAAGAGGCTCTGTGCCTATTAGTAAATATAGCAAAACAGGATACTGGCAAGCAGGAGATATTATTATAAGAGATGTACACGGTAATCAACGTTTTGAAGGGCGAAATGATTGTGTGTGGAATATGTATGTAAATAATACTTTGGAAGATTTAGAGGCTCCAAAGTATGAGCCAGGTAGCTTAAATTATGAATTGATGGATACAGTTGTCGAAGGACATAATGCTAAAAATTTAAGAATAAGCTATAAAGTTACAGACAATGTAGATATTCAAACCACATTTGTTAGAATTTTGCGAAGTGACGGAATATATTCTTATGGGGAACAATATGGAGTTTATGATCCTATAACACAAATCGCTACAGTTGATTTTTTAGTTACAGAATTTTTAGAATCAGATGATTATTGGGTTGTATGGTTGTCTGCTAGTGATTTTGCTAGAAATACAAAAGATGTCACATTCTCCGACTCTCCTTTAGACCAACCTATTCAGAAAATTTATATCGAATCTACAAATCCAGATACAGAAGCTCCTGAAGTTGATATAAATCGTATAACTGTTTATGCAGAACCGACTAATCAAGAAAATCCAGATGGAGAAACTTTGGTAACAATCAACTATTATGTAAGAGATAATAAATCTGGAGTTAGAACAATTAGGTATTCTTTAAGAGATCCACAAGGCGTAGATCATAAAGCATCTCATTATCATCAACACCATTATGATGGGGAGTATTTTAAGGGTGATCCTACTGTTTGGGAAAAATATACTATTTCGTGTGTTTTGCCAAAGGGGTCAGCTCCTGGGATTTGGGGATTGTCTGAATTGGAATTGACAGATAGAGCTTGGAATATTCGTACTTACAACTTCGTTGAGACTTTGATTTTTGAACCAGACAACTCAACAGCTGATTATGTTCTTTTTGCAGAGTTAGGAGATGATAGTAATTATATAAATCTAAATGTAACATCAGAAACAGATAATGTTTCGGGATTTAATTACCGTATCATAAATGAAGATACTGGTGTAGAGATAACTGGAGAGATTGAATTAGCTAAACCTCAAATGCTAAGATCTTCAAATGATATATTGCTTGATATTTCTTCCTTAGGTACGGGTAATATAGTTGTTATAGTGCATGTAAAAGATAAAGATGGTGAAGTTTTGGCTGTTCGTTCTTCTAAAATAAATAAAGCGGCAACTCCAGCTACTCTTACTTGGAAAGGAACAAAATCGGCAGATTGGAATGATGCCGCAAACTGGATGGAAGGGGGTAAGCCAAACAATTTGTCTTCAATTATAATTCCAGCCAATACTTCTAATGTTGTAACTATCCCTTCGGGCATTACTATTGCAGGTCTTACAATGAAAGAAGGAGCTAAAGCTATTCTTGATGGAAGTATAAATATTTCAGAAAACATAAAAGTCGAGGTATCGCCAGTTGCCGACAGATGGTATCCTGTAGGTTTCCCATTTGAAATAAGTGGAGCTTACTATTATGGTTTTGATGAGGGAGAAGAATTATTAAATCCTTACAAAGTAGAAGAAGGGGGAGATTATTGGTTGAAAGAATATTTATCATCTGATGACAAGTTTGAGTATACACAAAACTATAGTGCTGGTAATGGATACATAGTTCAATATCCTGAATATTTCAGTACGGCTACTCTTCCCGTGATTTATACTTCAGCTTCAGATATCACTCTTAAAGTATCAAGCGAAGCAAAAATAGTTCCTTCAACTGAAAATACGTACGAATTAAAAGCCAATCCTACTCTTAATACCATTACAGTTAAATCAGAAAATGGAACTTATTACTATAAATACGAAGCAACAAATAATATATTCAGAAGAGTGGAAAATGATGCAACTGCTGAAATAGATCCTTTTGAGTCGGTGGTTGTTGTAAAGAATGCAAGTTTATTGAAATCAATAATAAGTGATGGCGACCTTACTAATTTAGAAGATGTAAACGTATCGAATGATGAGGTTGTAAGAACTCAATACTTCAATCTTCAAGGTGTTGAAATTAAGAGACCATCGAACAGTAGTTCGGGTGTGTTTATTATAAAACAAACGATGAACTCAGGTATTATTAACACAATAAAAATAATAAAATGA
- a CDS encoding hypothetical protein (product_source=Hypo-rule applied; cleavage_site_network=SignalP-noTM; transmembrane_helix_parts=Inside_1_4,TMhelix_5_22,Outside_23_56,TMhelix_57_79,Inside_80_89) produces the protein MKTRHIIITVFCLFVSCQLFAQDIFREKADNWTKRESLTESRGNLINANTNPTNGDPGVTPVGDALLVVLGLTGVYAIAKARNIKKILS, from the coding sequence ATGAAAACAAGACATATCATTATAACTGTATTTTGCTTATTTGTATCTTGCCAGCTTTTTGCTCAAGATATATTCAGAGAAAAAGCAGATAATTGGACAAAGCGAGAGTCCCTAACAGAAAGTAGAGGTAATCTTATTAACGCAAATACTAATCCTACAAATGGAGACCCTGGAGTTACTCCGGTAGGAGATGCTTTGTTAGTGGTTCTTGGTTTAACAGGAGTTTATGCGATAGCAAAAGCTCGCAACATTAAAAAAATACTTTCTTAA